In a single window of the Acyrthosiphon pisum isolate AL4f chromosome X, pea_aphid_22Mar2018_4r6ur, whole genome shotgun sequence genome:
- the LOC100571800 gene encoding uncharacterized protein LOC100571800 produces the protein MASKLFYVAMAAACCAMTSCRPSAAPFAFAPPATPSGITTASVAPPGYDFGHPHVVDTGHQQQQQQQQQPSELDDLGHLVNQLHQLSEHEDFSHHYENQLQLQAQQASEHEDLGHNADDRQPSTEAPPADSSYNFAYSVEDPLTGDVKSQTEVSDGRGTVKGSYSMVEADGSTRVVEYTADDEHGFNAEVKRIGPQHRYAAASIDSSDHRPSSDLGFGRLGGGGDSSVEIIRSTDQQHMHFYLPEQYVITSVRR, from the exons ATGGCTTCTAAG CTGTTCTACGTAGCGATGGCGGCCGCTTGCTGTGCGATGACTTCGTGCAGGCCGTCAGCAGCGCCGTTCGCTTTTGCTCCTCCGGCGACCCCGTCAGGAATAACGACGGCATCGGTAGCGCCGCCCGGATACGACTTTGGTCATCCTCACGTAGTCGACACTGGCcatcagcagcagcagcagcagcagcagcagccgtCTGAACTCGACGACTTGGGCCATCTCGTTAATCAACTGCACCAGCTGTCCGAACACGAAGACTTCAGCCATCATTACGAGAATCAACTGCAGCTGCAGGCTCAACAGGCGTCCGAACACGAGGACTTGGGGCATAACGCCGACGATCGGCAGCCGTCCACAGAAGCTCCACCAGCCGACTCTTCGTATAACTTCGCATACTCGGTGGAAGACCCGCTGACTGGGGATGTGAAGAGCCAGACTGAGGTGAGCGACGGCCGAGGCACAGTCAAGGGATCGTACAGCATGGTCGAAGCGGACGGTTCCACTCGGGTGGTCGAGTACACGGCCGACGACGAGCACGGGTTCAACGCCGAAGTCAAGAGGATCGGACCTCAGCACAGGTACGCAGCGGCGTCCATCGATTCGTCTGATCACCGACCGTCGTCCGACTTGGGATTTGGCCGGCTCGGCGGTGGCGGAGACTCATCGGTGGAGATAATACGGTCTACCGACCAACAACACATGCACTTTTACCTACCCGAACAGTACGTCATCACGTCGGTGCGAAGATGA